A section of the Macadamia integrifolia cultivar HAES 741 chromosome 9, SCU_Mint_v3, whole genome shotgun sequence genome encodes:
- the LOC122088161 gene encoding electron transfer flavoprotein subunit beta, mitochondrial, translating into MKIMVAVKRVIDYAVKIRVKPDKSGVETSNVKMSMNPFCEIALEEALRIKESGLASEVIAVSMGPAQCVDTLRTGLAMGADRAIHVDSPSQLYPLSVAKILKALVEAEKPGLLILGKQAIDDDCNQTGQMVAGLLKWPQGTFASKVVLDKEKQIATVDREVDGGLETLCLDLPAVITTDLRLNQPRYASLPNIMKAKSKPIKKVTPADLNVEIKSDLETLQVTEPPKRKAGVIVSSVDELIDKLKNEAHAI; encoded by the exons ATGAAGATAATGGTTGCTGTAAAACGGGTCATCGATTACGCCGTCAAGATACGAGTGAAGCCCGACAAG AGCGGTGTTGAAACGAGCAACGTGAAGATGTCGATGAATCCGTTCTGTGAGATAGCTCTGGAGGAAGCCCTTCGTATCAAAGAATCGGGATTGGCTTCGGAGGTGATCGCTGTCAGCATGGGACCCGCCCAGTGCGTTGATACTCTCAGGACGGGACTCGCCATGGGAGCTGATAGGGCCATCCATGTCGATTCTCCCTCCCAACTCTATCCTCTCTCCGTCGCTAAGATTCTAAAAGCGCTCGTCGAAGCTGAGAAACCTGGGCTCCTCATCCTCGGTAAACAG GCCATTGACGATGATTGCAATCAAACAGGGCAAATGGTGGCTGGGCTGCTCAAGTGGCCGCAGGGTACTTTTGCTTCGAAG GTTGTACTTGACAAAGAGAAGCAGATAGCAACAGTGGACAGGGAGGTGGATGGAGGTCTTGAGACTTTGTGCTTAGATTTACCAGCAGTAATCAC CACGGATTTGAGATTGAACCAGCCGCGATATGCATCACTTCCCAACATAATGAAAGCAAAGTCGAAGCCTATAAAGAAGGTTACTCCTGCAGATCTGAATGTGGAAATCAAGTCTGATTTGGAGACACTGCAAGTAACTGAACCCCCAAAGAGGAAAGCTGGGGTTATTGTTTCCTCTGTGGATGAACTAATTGATAAACTGAAAAACGAAGCCCATGCTATTTAA